Proteins encoded together in one Campylobacter peloridis LMG 23910 window:
- a CDS encoding membrane protein, whose product MEQSYEFFLALHVYSLYANGFLMLFYLYLTQSSFSQEFIFIKKIRLFLPIYYLFLAITLFTGSLLWALKHFEFSLYMFLMWLSWFLIFALAIYQFILFKKARMYKCYSKFRLLSFFILCLDIFLLFIPYIFKSFYL is encoded by the coding sequence ATGGAACAAAGTTATGAATTTTTTTTGGCATTGCATGTTTATAGTTTGTATGCAAATGGTTTTTTGATGTTATTTTATTTATATTTAACTCAAAGTAGCTTTTCTCAAGAATTTATTTTTATAAAAAAAATTCGTTTATTTTTACCAATTTATTATTTGTTCTTGGCTATAACTCTTTTTACAGGAAGTTTGCTATGGGCTTTAAAACATTTTGAATTTAGTTTGTATATGTTTTTAATGTGGCTTTCTTGGTTTTTGATTTTTGCTTTGGCTATTTATCAATTTATTTTATTTAAAAAGGCAAGAATGTATAAATGTTATTCTAAATTTAGATTGCTTTCGTTTTTTATTTTATGTTTAGATATATTTTTACTTTTTATTCCTTATATATTTAAGAGTTTTTATCTTTAA
- a CDS encoding complex I subunit 4 family protein, with translation MLGMLILFPFFATIVSLFLRKNESKFFAILVSFFILVFNIFLIANYQGGIDYEFVISTLIVNFHIGVDIIALYLMLLCSLMIFLSFICLDIKSKDVVISIFILQFCIIGLFSSLDALLFYVFWEFSLIPLIYLIGRYSNNYKAGIKFFIYAFCGSMLMLLAILYTGFLYYQTFGYWSFDLLAWYKSEFFLSEYSQNLIFLGFFIAFAIKSPLFPFHTWAPNVYAKSPTLVSVMLVSFKMAPFGMIRFVLPLSPDTINHYYSLLAILCIIGILYTALIAFKTKDLKELIAYSSISHLGVVILGIVTFTSNGLSGSVFYMFAHGVVTGGLFLAAWMLYKRYNTFEISFYQALAKKSSLFSFFFAILLFSSISLPLTISFVGEFLILQGVASVNIWYALFAGGVIILGAIYMLNIYRNMFFATNSKENTDNIEKFILRKSEIFVLTILSVLVIYLGIAPSSMLDNISQNINGILDVMQAKNIVLENQKIIDNIRGF, from the coding sequence ATGTTAGGTATGTTGATATTGTTTCCATTTTTTGCAACTATTGTTTCTTTATTTTTGCGTAAGAATGAAAGTAAATTTTTTGCAATTTTAGTTAGTTTTTTTATTTTAGTTTTTAATATTTTTTTAATTGCTAATTATCAAGGTGGAATTGATTATGAATTTGTAATTAGCACTTTGATTGTAAATTTTCATATAGGTGTTGATATTATAGCGCTTTATTTGATGTTACTTTGTTCTTTAATGATTTTTTTATCTTTTATTTGCTTAGATATTAAAAGCAAAGATGTTGTTATAAGCATTTTTATACTGCAATTTTGTATTATAGGGTTATTCTCATCTTTAGACGCTTTGTTATTTTATGTTTTTTGGGAATTTTCTTTAATCCCTCTAATTTATCTTATAGGACGATATTCTAACAATTATAAAGCAGGAATCAAATTTTTCATTTATGCTTTTTGTGGTTCTATGCTTATGCTATTGGCTATTCTTTATACTGGATTTTTATATTATCAAACCTTTGGTTATTGGAGTTTTGATTTACTTGCTTGGTATAAGAGCGAATTTTTCTTATCAGAGTATTCTCAAAATTTGATTTTTCTTGGTTTTTTCATAGCTTTTGCTATTAAAAGCCCATTGTTTCCTTTCCATACTTGGGCACCAAATGTATATGCTAAAAGTCCAACTTTAGTATCTGTAATGCTTGTTAGTTTCAAAATGGCACCTTTTGGTATGATACGCTTTGTTTTGCCATTGAGTCCTGATACGATTAATCATTATTATTCTTTACTTGCTATTTTGTGTATAATTGGTATTTTATACACTGCTTTAATTGCATTTAAAACAAAAGATTTAAAAGAGTTAATTGCCTATAGTTCTATTTCGCATTTAGGTGTTGTGATATTAGGTATTGTGACTTTTACTTCTAATGGATTAAGTGGTTCTGTGTTTTATATGTTTGCTCATGGTGTGGTTACAGGTGGTTTGTTTTTGGCAGCTTGGATGTTATATAAAAGATATAACACTTTTGAAATTAGTTTTTATCAAGCTTTAGCAAAAAAATCATCTTTATTTAGCTTCTTTTTTGCCATTTTACTTTTTTCGTCTATTTCGCTACCTTTAACTATATCTTTTGTGGGAGAATTTTTAATACTTCAAGGCGTAGCTAGTGTAAATATATGGTATGCTTTGTTTGCAGGTGGGGTTATTATTTTAGGTGCTATATATATGCTAAATATATATAGAAATATGTTTTTTGCTACTAATTCTAAAGAAAATACAGATAATATAGAAAAATTTATATTAAGAAAAAGTGAAATTTTTGTTTTGACTATTTTAAGTGTTTTAGTGATATATTTGGGTATTGCTCCAAGCTCTATGCTTGATAATATTTCTCAAAATATAAATGGCATACTCGATGTAATGCAAGCTAAGAATATTGTTTTAGAAAATCAAAAAATCATAGACAATATAAGAGGTTTTTAA
- a CDS encoding 6-pyruvoyl trahydropterin synthase family protein, which produces MIIRKLFEFENAHIVRFCSSKRCKTSLHGHSYKVEILLESKYLDNAGMVYDFGLLKDEIKQIIDSFDHAITLFKDDDKTYLEDMKKHSQRWVSLPVNVSAENFVRIFFVLIDALLLKTKMVNGERGVRLKSVIVHETRTGYAQGFEEDAYSEFLPKINLIDIEFSKAIQDEWKDKDFFKKLQDKDFIFVNQKEV; this is translated from the coding sequence ATGATTATTAGAAAATTGTTTGAATTTGAAAATGCTCATATTGTTAGATTTTGTAGTTCTAAGCGATGCAAAACTAGTTTACATGGCCATTCTTACAAGGTGGAAATTTTGCTTGAGAGTAAATACCTTGATAATGCAGGAATGGTATATGATTTTGGTTTGTTAAAAGATGAGATTAAACAAATTATTGATAGCTTTGATCATGCTATTACGCTCTTTAAAGATGATGATAAAACTTATTTAGAAGATATGAAAAAACACTCACAAAGGTGGGTGAGTTTGCCTGTAAATGTTAGTGCAGAAAATTTTGTAAGGATTTTTTTTGTATTAATTGATGCTTTGCTTTTAAAAACTAAAATGGTAAATGGTGAGCGTGGTGTGCGATTAAAAAGTGTTATAGTACATGAAACTAGAACAGGTTATGCACAGGGTTTTGAAGAAGATGCTTATAGTGAGTTTTTACCAAAAATAAATTTGATAGATATTGAATTTTCAAAAGCCATACAAGATGAATGGAAAGATAAGGATTTTTTTAAAAAATTACAGGATAAAGATTTTATCTTTGTCAATCAAAAGGAAGTATGA
- the miaA gene encoding tRNA (adenosine(37)-N6)-dimethylallyltransferase MiaA translates to MFFEFALIGTTASGKTELANKLAYEFNASILSLDSLCVYKQINIASAKTDKKTLDELNYFGVNLLNVDEHFNIALFFKEYQKAKAFAQKNNQMLIITGGTSFYLKALMDGLSANFKESNSPLSNDAIYALMKKIDKEAKIEKNDTYRLRKWLGIYEQSQQIPSEILKNTKKAPLIQNLKIFEICWDKALLEQRIIKRTKSMIELGLIQEAKTLFQNYDNNLKALNSIGLKECKAFLEQKINLKELEELIIIHTRQLAKRQRTFNKKFEKEKLNFSNAFEKLKIYINHQIQG, encoded by the coding sequence ATGTTTTTTGAATTTGCTCTTATTGGAACCACAGCAAGCGGAAAAACAGAGCTTGCCAATAAACTTGCGTATGAATTTAATGCAAGCATATTAAGCCTTGATAGCCTTTGTGTGTATAAGCAAATTAACATCGCTTCAGCAAAAACTGATAAAAAAACCTTAGATGAGTTAAATTATTTTGGAGTAAATTTATTAAATGTTGACGAGCATTTTAATATTGCTTTGTTTTTTAAAGAATACCAAAAAGCAAAAGCTTTTGCACAAAAAAACAATCAAATGCTAATTATTACAGGTGGAACTAGCTTTTACCTAAAAGCTTTAATGGATGGCTTGAGTGCAAATTTTAAAGAAAGCAATAGCCCTTTAAGTAATGATGCAATTTATGCTTTAATGAAAAAAATTGATAAAGAAGCAAAAATAGAAAAAAACGACACTTATCGCTTAAGAAAATGGCTTGGAATTTATGAGCAAAGTCAGCAAATTCCAAGTGAAATCTTAAAAAATACCAAAAAAGCACCCCTTATACAGAATTTAAAAATTTTTGAAATTTGTTGGGACAAAGCACTTTTAGAGCAACGCATTATTAAACGCACAAAAAGTATGATTGAACTAGGATTAATACAAGAAGCTAAAACACTTTTTCAAAATTATGATAACAATTTAAAAGCACTCAATTCAATAGGCTTAAAAGAATGCAAAGCATTTTTAGAACAAAAAATCAACCTAAAAGAACTTGAAGAATTAATCATAATCCACACAAGACAATTAGCCAAAAGACAAAGAACTTTTAATAAAAAATTTGAAAAAGAAAAATTAAATTTTTCAAATGCATTTGAAAAATTAAAAATATACATTAATCATCAAATTCAAGGTTGA
- a CDS encoding NADH-quinone oxidoreductase subunit N: MSGFSLEKLNFVLLMPVVSLFCWAIILLLLGAFKQFSRNFYISISVVALMSALFLLSFYNGTSLEESQAFFGLFVSDNYAIFAQIIIIVFSILYLLMDKDEEKSEFYSLFLFMIACLILMISSTNLIVIFLALEGSSLALYTLIALRGTHNAISSSIKYFALAAVGAGFFVFACAFVYLKTQSLDLDNLLHSEYISDPILLCAGVMFLVIVGIKLSIAPFHFWLKDVYYGVHTNFIAFISVVPKIAIIIVVLRIFTALGGGVKFEYIVTLLAIFSMIAVSIVALIQTDIKKMLAYSSIAHSSFILAVIVSSMSISAQGDGTSYLLSIFALFVYWVSFAFANYGIFLILSLFQKSSYESFAGLFDKKPLLSIILAIFILSIAGIPPFGIFWGKILVLTSILNSGYYILVFAIALSSMIMLYAYLKILIYVFFKKSDVIESCSLNTKQKIILLLCFLGNISCIFLLL, translated from the coding sequence ATGAGTGGTTTTAGTTTAGAAAAATTAAATTTTGTATTATTAATGCCTGTTGTTTCTTTATTTTGCTGGGCTATTATTTTGCTTTTATTAGGTGCTTTTAAGCAATTTAGTAGAAATTTTTATATTAGCATTAGTGTTGTAGCATTAATGTCTGCTTTGTTTTTATTGAGTTTTTATAATGGAACTAGTTTAGAAGAAAGTCAAGCTTTTTTTGGTTTATTTGTGAGTGATAATTATGCTATTTTTGCACAAATTATTATCATAGTATTTTCTATACTATATTTATTAATGGATAAAGACGAAGAAAAGTCTGAATTTTATTCTTTGTTTTTATTTATGATTGCTTGTTTGATTTTGATGATATCAAGTACTAATTTAATTGTAATTTTCTTAGCTTTGGAAGGTTCTTCTTTGGCTTTATATACTTTAATAGCTTTAAGAGGAACGCATAATGCAATTAGTTCAAGTATAAAATATTTTGCATTAGCTGCTGTTGGTGCGGGATTTTTTGTGTTTGCTTGTGCTTTTGTATATTTAAAAACACAATCTTTAGATTTGGATAATTTATTACATTCTGAATACATTTCTGATCCTATTTTACTTTGTGCAGGTGTTATGTTTTTGGTTATAGTTGGTATAAAACTTTCTATAGCACCTTTTCATTTTTGGCTAAAAGATGTGTATTATGGAGTTCACACTAATTTTATAGCATTTATTTCAGTAGTTCCTAAAATAGCTATTATAATAGTAGTTTTAAGAATTTTTACCGCTTTAGGCGGAGGTGTAAAATTTGAATACATTGTTACTTTGCTTGCTATATTTTCCATGATAGCTGTGAGTATTGTTGCTTTGATACAAACTGATATTAAAAAAATGCTAGCTTATAGTTCTATAGCACATTCTTCGTTTATTTTAGCTGTGATTGTTTCTAGTATGAGTATTAGTGCTCAAGGAGATGGAACATCATATCTACTTTCTATTTTTGCATTGTTTGTGTATTGGGTTAGTTTTGCTTTTGCAAATTATGGAATTTTTTTAATTTTGAGTTTATTTCAAAAAAGTTCTTATGAAAGTTTTGCAGGTTTGTTTGATAAGAAACCTTTATTGTCTATTATTTTAGCTATATTTATTTTATCTATAGCTGGAATTCCTCCATTTGGTATTTTTTGGGGTAAGATTTTGGTTTTAACATCTATTTTAAATTCAGGTTATTATATATTAGTTTTTGCAATCGCATTAAGCTCTATGATAATGTTATATGCATATTTAAAAATTCTAATTTATGTATTTTTTAAAAAATCTGATGTTATAGAATCATGTAGTTTAAATACAAAGCAAAAAATTATTTTACTATTGTGTTTTTTAGGCAATATCTCATGTATATTTTTGCTTTTGTAA
- the moaA gene encoding GTP 3',8-cyclase MoaA, whose amino-acid sequence MLVDSYGRVIDYLRISVTQRCNFRCLYCMPKTPFEWSAKENLLTFEELFMFVKVCIDEGVKKIRITGGEPLVRKDLYKFITMISEYKNDLDLALTTNASLLKQQAKDLKQAGLKRINISLDTLKEEVAYKLAQKNILKDVLNGIEEALKLNFKIKFNTVALRGINDDEFINLLEFAKERNSQIRFIEFMENYHAYGDLKGLKSAEILNILAQKYTFKEGQKTPNAPATIYELEDGYKFGIIDPHSHDFCDSCNRIRLSAEGLLIPCLYYDEALSIKKAIRNKDIAGACEVLKNVIKNKSEKNRWSENESNQTSTRAFYQTGG is encoded by the coding sequence ATGTTAGTAGATAGCTATGGAAGAGTGATTGATTATTTGAGAATTTCAGTAACACAAAGATGTAATTTTCGTTGTCTTTATTGTATGCCAAAGACTCCATTTGAATGGAGTGCTAAAGAAAATCTTTTAACATTTGAAGAGCTTTTTATGTTTGTTAAAGTTTGTATTGATGAAGGAGTTAAAAAAATTCGTATTACAGGCGGAGAACCTTTGGTGCGTAAAGATTTGTATAAATTTATTACTATGATTAGTGAGTATAAAAATGATTTAGATTTGGCTTTGACAACAAATGCTTCTTTATTAAAACAACAGGCAAAAGATTTAAAACAAGCTGGATTAAAAAGAATTAATATTTCATTAGATACTTTAAAAGAAGAAGTGGCTTATAAACTTGCACAAAAAAATATACTAAAAGATGTTTTAAATGGTATAGAAGAAGCTTTAAAATTAAATTTTAAAATAAAATTTAATACCGTAGCACTTAGAGGAATTAATGATGATGAATTTATTAATCTTTTAGAATTCGCCAAAGAAAGAAATTCCCAAATTCGTTTTATAGAATTTATGGAAAATTATCATGCTTATGGAGATTTAAAAGGATTAAAATCAGCAGAAATTTTAAATATACTTGCTCAAAAATATACCTTTAAAGAAGGACAAAAAACACCTAATGCACCTGCGACTATTTATGAATTAGAAGATGGGTATAAATTTGGTATTATAGATCCTCATAGCCATGATTTTTGTGATAGTTGCAATCGTATAAGACTTTCAGCAGAAGGCCTTTTAATACCTTGTTTGTATTATGATGAGGCTTTGAGTATTAAAAAAGCTATACGCAATAAAGATATAGCAGGGGCTTGTGAAGTTTTAAAAAATGTTATAAAAAATAAATCAGAAAAAAACAGATGGTCAGAAAATGAAAGCAACCAAACTTCCACAAGAGCCTTTTATCAAACGGGTGGATGA
- a CDS encoding 16S rRNA (uracil(1498)-N(3))-methyltransferase gives MQFLYHLKSGDEIIEVNNESFLHLKARRIKIGDNVIFRNFNDSYAYTYECIEILRRSCILKLKEKKEQKSQKQTNLHLALAVIDPKNIEKILPFLNELGVFKLSFVYMDFSQKNFKLDFTRMEKILIESSQQCGRDSLLKLELFENFQLFQKAYKNIVLIDFEGEDLSLFEPKEHVFLVGAEGGFSESERKKCTKKARLQASYILKAQTAIIGVASKFII, from the coding sequence ATGCAGTTTTTATATCACTTAAAAAGCGGCGATGAGATTATAGAAGTAAATAATGAGTCGTTTTTACATTTAAAAGCTAGAAGAATTAAGATTGGCGATAATGTTATTTTTAGAAATTTTAATGATTCTTATGCATATACATACGAATGTATAGAAATTCTTAGGCGATCTTGTATTTTAAAACTAAAAGAAAAAAAAGAACAAAAATCTCAAAAACAAACTAATCTTCATTTAGCTTTGGCTGTAATTGATCCAAAAAATATAGAAAAAATACTACCATTTTTAAATGAATTAGGTGTTTTTAAGTTATCTTTTGTGTATATGGATTTTTCACAAAAAAATTTTAAACTAGATTTTACAAGAATGGAAAAAATACTCATAGAATCATCCCAGCAATGTGGAAGAGATTCTTTGTTGAAATTAGAATTATTTGAAAATTTTCAATTATTCCAAAAAGCATATAAAAATATAGTTCTTATTGATTTTGAAGGAGAAGATTTATCTTTATTTGAACCTAAAGAGCATGTATTTTTAGTAGGAGCTGAGGGTGGATTTTCTGAAAGTGAAAGAAAAAAATGCACAAAAAAAGCTAGATTGCAAGCCTCTTATATACTTAAAGCACAAACAGCTATTATAGGGGTTGCCTCTAAATTTATAATTTAA
- a CDS encoding 7-carboxy-7-deazaguanine synthase QueE, translating into MEVVETFLSLQGEGKYSGNLAVFVRFAGCNFNCAGFGVKKQKNSKEFLGCDTIRAVFTKEFKNTYKFYEAKELFKELLKLAKDFKPIVVITGGEPLLNYKNADFLEFISLLLENDFIVHFETNASIEIDFEKYPLYKQCYFALGIKLSNSGVKKEKRINEKALKAFKKNAKDSFYKFVLDEKFIQENKALEEINEILQLCENEVFCMPMGAKEEEISKNSLSVAEFCIKNGYNYSDRLHIRIWGDKEGV; encoded by the coding sequence ATGGAAGTTGTTGAAACTTTTTTAAGCTTGCAAGGTGAGGGAAAATACAGCGGAAATTTAGCTGTTTTTGTAAGATTTGCAGGGTGTAATTTTAATTGTGCGGGTTTTGGGGTAAAAAAACAAAAAAATTCTAAAGAATTCTTAGGTTGTGATACCATTAGAGCGGTTTTTACTAAAGAATTTAAAAATACTTATAAATTTTATGAAGCAAAAGAGCTTTTTAAAGAGCTTTTAAAACTTGCTAAAGATTTTAAACCTATTGTAGTGATTACAGGTGGAGAACCTTTGTTAAATTATAAAAACGCAGATTTTTTAGAATTCATTAGTCTGCTTTTAGAAAATGACTTTATAGTGCATTTTGAGACTAATGCAAGCATTGAAATTGATTTTGAAAAATATCCTTTATATAAACAATGTTATTTTGCCTTGGGTATTAAGCTTAGCAATAGTGGGGTAAAAAAAGAAAAAAGAATCAATGAAAAAGCCTTGAAAGCTTTTAAAAAAAATGCAAAGGATAGTTTTTATAAATTTGTTTTGGATGAAAAATTCATTCAAGAAAATAAAGCTTTAGAGGAAATTAATGAAATTTTACAACTTTGCGAAAATGAAGTCTTTTGCATGCCTATGGGGGCAAAGGAAGAAGAAATTTCTAAAAATAGCTTAAGCGTTGCTGAATTTTGTATAAAAAATGGATATAATTACTCTGATAGATTGCACATTAGAATTTGGGGAGATAAAGAAGGCGTATGA
- a CDS encoding paralysed flagella protein, whose product MIRILFVFFFSINFAFAFEILVNKGEEHNRPFTLLHLKDEKKFTCESILEFEKQHYECKILGLTNMQFQDKEFEDFSISFEKQPTYLKVKIKPKIMSKMFNYSQEIFDSKEIQDQRNIQANHFVFIFSKDLRQYKSNDGLDFNIYFNKALMPSIGALDLNSNPIDVSKSADVNAYLNIKKEYDAKKYDQVLRDSQNAINRYQGSVFMGEFELYKLRAQNQIYTYALDKDQQVLEQMLDDAKKWTRTYVNDKDFTEVMYIMMRIYIGLSQRSNVEYIIQTLSNEHKGDKFSTMALLDYADYLYNLGKKNTATNIYQEVYYSTDNTNLASRAALFLAKNYLEQKNPKQAKELINKILSSNPDFFMHDLDNSLLLAKALDYNKIYDLSAKIYEYIFSKLTKVDKEYEKVLKDLAFSLINAKEYIKAQKYLDLYTEEFPLGEYVSLIKEAQDKNFLYLKNADANTLHQKYEEIMNKYAGEISSKALFDNVKLYFKEKNYDKVVSYKNDIEKYSNKEIKNILEQSAIYVLSDKLKKDECIDAVKLYDEFKNYSIGNKITNKKQMLQCFKRTTRIEEAKNYIAENEKDDLIFYKLQRADLALKDKQYNVVLKMVNDILNTRAIITNEEKFEANYLKFFAQLKLQDYNAMIQTLQRLERFDMNYRMVELYYEFLRYCEQNNLLTNILTYAPKAIDYQNLKGVNLFTPDLEFIYIKALQQAKQLDKALALFKDLLANPLKNDERARVFYTQSSIYEDLNQTQNQKQSLQKCLDLNATSSWQNLCKEKMQILDTQP is encoded by the coding sequence ATGATCAGGATATTATTTGTATTTTTCTTTAGTATAAATTTTGCATTTGCATTTGAAATTTTAGTAAATAAAGGTGAAGAGCATAATCGCCCTTTCACGCTTTTACATCTTAAAGATGAAAAAAAATTTACTTGCGAGAGTATTCTTGAATTTGAAAAACAGCATTATGAATGTAAAATTTTAGGCCTCACTAATATGCAATTTCAAGATAAAGAATTTGAAGATTTTTCTATTTCTTTTGAAAAACAACCAACTTATTTAAAGGTAAAAATTAAACCAAAAATTATGTCTAAAATGTTTAATTATTCTCAAGAAATATTTGATTCTAAAGAAATTCAAGATCAAAGAAATATTCAAGCAAATCATTTTGTTTTTATTTTCTCCAAGGACTTAAGACAATATAAAAGTAATGATGGGTTAGATTTTAATATTTATTTTAACAAAGCTTTGATGCCATCTATTGGAGCTTTGGATTTAAATTCAAACCCCATAGATGTCTCAAAGAGTGCAGATGTAAATGCGTATTTAAACATTAAAAAAGAGTATGATGCAAAAAAATATGATCAGGTTTTAAGAGATAGTCAAAATGCTATAAATCGCTATCAAGGTAGTGTTTTTATGGGAGAATTTGAACTTTATAAGCTTAGAGCGCAAAATCAAATTTATACTTATGCTTTAGATAAAGATCAGCAAGTATTAGAACAAATGCTTGATGATGCAAAGAAATGGACAAGAACTTATGTAAATGACAAAGATTTCACTGAAGTAATGTATATAATGATGAGAATATATATAGGTTTATCACAAAGATCAAATGTTGAGTATATTATTCAAACGCTTAGCAATGAACACAAAGGTGATAAATTTAGCACCATGGCTTTGTTAGATTATGCAGATTATTTATATAATTTAGGTAAAAAAAATACAGCAACAAATATTTATCAAGAGGTTTATTATTCTACTGATAATACAAATTTAGCAAGTAGGGCAGCTTTGTTTTTAGCAAAAAATTATTTAGAGCAAAAAAATCCAAAACAAGCAAAAGAACTAATAAATAAAATTTTATCATCAAATCCTGATTTTTTTATGCATGATTTAGATAACTCATTGCTTTTAGCTAAAGCTTTAGATTATAATAAAATCTATGACTTAAGTGCAAAAATTTATGAGTATATTTTTTCAAAATTAACAAAAGTTGATAAAGAATATGAAAAAGTTTTAAAAGATTTAGCATTTTCGTTAATCAATGCTAAAGAGTATATTAAAGCACAAAAATATTTAGATCTTTATACTGAAGAATTTCCTTTAGGAGAGTATGTAAGTTTAATCAAAGAAGCTCAAGATAAAAACTTTTTATATTTAAAAAATGCTGATGCTAATACCTTACATCAAAAATATGAAGAGATAATGAATAAATATGCTGGAGAAATTTCAAGTAAAGCTTTATTTGATAATGTTAAGTTGTATTTTAAGGAAAAAAACTATGATAAAGTAGTTTCTTATAAAAATGATATAGAAAAATATTCTAATAAAGAAATAAAAAATATTTTAGAACAATCTGCCATTTATGTATTAAGTGATAAATTAAAAAAAGATGAATGTATAGATGCTGTAAAACTTTATGATGAATTTAAAAATTATAGTATTGGAAATAAAATCACAAACAAAAAACAAATGCTACAATGCTTTAAAAGAACTACGCGTATAGAAGAAGCAAAAAACTATATCGCAGAAAATGAAAAAGATGATCTTATTTTTTATAAACTACAAAGAGCGGATTTGGCATTAAAAGATAAACAATATAATGTAGTGCTTAAAATGGTTAATGATATTTTAAATACGCGTGCAATCATTACTAATGAAGAAAAATTTGAGGCAAATTATCTTAAATTTTTTGCACAATTAAAACTGCAAGATTATAATGCCATGATACAAACTTTACAAAGACTAGAGCGATTTGATATGAATTATCGCATGGTTGAACTTTATTATGAATTTTTGCGTTATTGTGAGCAAAATAATTTATTAACAAATATTTTAACTTATGCACCAAAGGCTATTGATTATCAAAATTTAAAGGGTGTGAATCTTTTTACGCCTGATTTGGAATTTATATATATAAAAGCATTGCAACAAGCTAAGCAATTAGATAAGGCATTGGCTTTATTTAAAGATTTATTAGCCAATCCTTTAAAAAATGATGAAAGAGCAAGAGTTTTTTATACACAAAGTAGTATTTATGAAGATTTAAATCAAACACAAAATCAAAAGCAAAGTTTACAAAAATGTTTAGATCTTAATGCGACAAGTAGCTGGCAAAATTTATGTAAAGAAAAAATGCAAATTTTAGATACTCAACCTTGA
- the mqnP gene encoding menaquinone biosynthesis prenyltransferase MqnP, whose protein sequence is MPTLKEKLKDILDLIVFKHSIFALPFLFTSMIVASVILNDSTWFGFKALILGVICAISARNFAMAINRLMDEDIDKNNPRCANRPNIDGRIGKTSILLFIILNAIVFVLTTYFINKLAFALSLPVLFVLAIYSAFKRFSSLAHLVLGFCLGLAPIAGSIVVLGSIEIYSVILCLGVTFWTAGFDLLYALQDMEYDKKTGLHSIPAKFGLEATLFISAFCHILAVLFWLLFVWVAPTGNIAFFGVIISAVILFFEHRIVRKNFAKIDKAFFTLNGYLSVVFFIFIWVDLLWK, encoded by the coding sequence ATGCCTACATTAAAAGAAAAATTGAAAGATATTTTAGATTTGATTGTTTTTAAGCATTCCATTTTTGCTTTGCCGTTTTTATTTACTTCAATGATTGTGGCTTCTGTCATTTTAAATGATAGCACTTGGTTTGGTTTTAAAGCTTTGATTTTGGGTGTTATATGTGCTATTAGTGCTAGAAATTTTGCAATGGCGATTAATCGTTTAATGGATGAGGATATTGATAAAAACAATCCTCGTTGTGCAAATAGACCTAACATCGATGGGCGTATAGGTAAAACTAGCATTTTGCTTTTTATTATTTTAAATGCTATTGTTTTTGTTTTAACAACTTATTTTATCAACAAACTTGCTTTTGCTTTATCTTTGCCGGTTTTGTTTGTTTTGGCTATTTATTCTGCTTTTAAGCGTTTTTCGTCTTTAGCACATTTAGTTCTTGGTTTTTGTTTGGGACTTGCGCCTATTGCTGGTAGTATTGTGGTTTTGGGAAGTATTGAAATTTATAGTGTTATTTTGTGTTTGGGTGTTACTTTTTGGACAGCTGGTTTTGATTTGCTTTATGCTTTGCAAGATATGGAGTATGATAAAAAAACAGGTTTGCATTCTATACCCGCTAAATTTGGACTTGAAGCAACTTTGTTTATCTCAGCATTTTGTCATATTTTAGCGGTACTTTTTTGGCTTTTATTTGTTTGGGTGGCTCCAACTGGAAATATTGCCTTTTTTGGTGTGATAATTAGCGCGGTGATTTTATTTTTTGAGCACCGCATTGTTAGAAAAAATTTTGCAAAAATTGATAAAGCATTTTTTACTTTAAATGGGTATTTAAGCGTGGTGTTTTTTATTTTTATATGGGTTGATCTTTTATGGAAATAA